One segment of Trypanosoma brucei brucei TREU927 chromosome 8, complete sequence DNA contains the following:
- a CDS encoding amino acid transporter, putative (Part of a tandem. Number of repeated genes in array uncertain.), giving the protein MHSNNYVPSRHLTIRLVPRKSTRCQQKRLSQNTRKQQCWYAIFPLTLLLSPYLIFSISIKCVTTKTLNHQKKMTSINAQPPNSATYSQDDHGSAEVVNLNAEVERPQPEERKDGGGCFARVSLFMATIIPPGGIAASAFNIASSTIGAGIVGLPSAANSSGLVMAMIYLIIITAMSVFTMHNLAVVADKSSARTFEEITGKLLGRGASYCLAGVRAFHGFSGCVAYVISVGDILSATLKGTNAPDFLKQKSGNHLLTSLMWLCFMLPLVIPRHIDSLRHVSTIAVSFIIYLVIVIVVHSCMNGLPENIKNVSVGKDDNAEIILFNSGNRAIEGLGVFMFAYVCQVVAVEIYMDMTDRSPRRFVLASAIALGICFALYVMTAFFGYMDFGRAVTGSVLLMYDPVNEPAIMVGFVGVLVKLCASYALLGMACRNGLYSIVGWDADKVAFWKHCIAVVTLSVVMLLCGLFIPNINTVLGFAGSISGGSLGFLFPALLVMYSGGFTWQKVGPFYYLTTYAVLLTGVIAIVFGTGATIWGTATG; this is encoded by the coding sequence ATGCACTCCAATAATTATGTTCCGTCGAGGCATTTAACAATTCGCTTAGTACCACGAAAAAGTACACGGTGCCAACAGAAACGTTTAAGCCAAAACACGCGCAAACAACAGTGTTGGTACGCAATTTTCCCCTTAACATTATTACTTTCCCCCTACCTCATATTTTCTATATCCATCAAGTGTGTAACCACAAAGACACTTaaccaccaaaagaaaatgaccaGCATCAATGCCCAACCACCCAACTCAGCCACTTATTCTCAGGATGATCATGGCAGCGCAGAAGTTGTGAACCTAAATGCTGAGGTGGAACGCCCACAGCCAGAGGAACGGAAAGATGGTGGTGGTTGCTTTGCCAGGGTGAGTCTATTTATGGCAACTATCATCCCACCGGGAGGTATCGCCGCAAGTGCCTTCAACATTGCATCTTCAACCATTGGTGCCGGCATTGTAGGCTTGCCTTCTGCCGCCAACAGCAGTGGGCTTGTGATGGCGATGATTTatcttattatcattacgGCAATGTCTGTGTTTACAATGCACAATCTCGCAGTGGTTGCTGATAAATCAAGTGCTCGCACGTTCGAGGAAATAACAGGCAAGTTGCTTGGGCGTGGAGCTTCATATTGTCTCGCTGGAGTTCGTGCTTTCCATGGCTTCAGTGGATGTGTGGCATATGTGATTTCTGTGGGTGATATCCTGAGTGCTACCTTAAAGGGTACCAATGCTCCGGATTTCCTGAAGCAGAAGTCAGGCAACCACCTGCTGACATCCCTCATGTGGTTATGCTTCATGCTTCCACTTGTAATACCTCGGCACATTGACTCCCTACGTCACGTTTCAACCATTGCCGTCAGTTTCATTATCTACCTCGTCATCGTTATTGTAGTGCACTCATGCATGAATGGGTTACCGGAAAATATCAAGAACGTCAGTGTGGGAAAGGATGACAATGCTGAGATTATATTGTTTAACAGTGGGAACAGAGCCATCGAAGGTCTTGGAGTATTCATGTTCGCTTATGTGTGCCAAGTCGTCGCAGTGGAGATATACATGGACATGACAGACCGTTCTCCGCGAAGATTTGTCCTTGCATCTGCAATTGCATTGGGTATCTGCTTCGCATTGTACGTAATGACAGCCTTCTTTGGTTACATGGACTTTGGTCGTGCTGTTACTGGCTCTGTGCTTCTGATGTATGACCCAGTGAATGAACCTGCAATTATGGTCGGTTTCGTTGGTGTGCTCGTCAAGCTATGTGCGTCATATGCATTGCTTGGAATGGCTTGTCGCAACGGCTTGTACAGCATCGTGGGATGGGATGCCGACAAGGTTGCCTTCTGGAAGCACTGCATTGCCGTTGTTACTCTCTCTGTCGTCATGTTGTTGTGTGGCCTATTCATCCCGAATATCAACACAGTTCTTGGGTTCGCTGGTTCCATCTCTGGTGGATCGCTGGGTTTCCTATTTCCCGCCTTATTGGTGATGTATTCCGGTGGCTTTACGTGGCAGAAGGTGGGTCCGTTTTATTATCTTACTACATACGCTGTATTACTTACAGGTGTTATTGCCATTGTATTTGGTACGGGAGCGACCATCTGGGGAACTGCGACTGGTTAA
- a CDS encoding amino acid transporter 1, putative gives MISINAQPPNSATYPRDDHGSAEAGQANAEVERPQTKKQKDGGGCFARVSLFMATIIPPGGIAASAFNIGSTTIGAGIFGLPAAANSSGLVMAMIYLIIITAMTIFSIYALGVAAERTNIRTYEGVARALLGPWGAFCTAAARTFFCFSACVAYVISVGDILSATLKGTNAPDFLKQKSGNRLLTSLMWLCFMLPLVIPRHIDSLRYVSTIAFSLMIYVVVVVVVHSCMNGLPENIKNVSVGKDDNAEIILFNSGNRAIEGLGVFIFSYLFHITAYEVYMDMTNRSVGKFVLVVTIAMGMCLPIYALTAFFGYMDFGRNVTGSVLLQYDPVNYPAIMVGFVGVLVKLCVSYALLGLACRNALYDVIGWDFREVAFWKHCIAVVTLSVVMLLCGLFIPKITTVFGFAGSISGGLLGFILPALFFMYSGGFTWQKVGPFYYISTYVLLITGVIAAVFGTGATIWAVTVG, from the coding sequence atgatcaGCATCAATGCCCAACCACCCAACTCAGCCACTTATCCTCGGGATGATCATGGCAGCGCAGAAGCTGGGCAAGCGAATGCTGAGGTGGAACGCccacagacaaaaaaacagaaagatgGTGGTGGTTGCTTTGCCAGGGTGAGTCTATTTATGGCAACTATCATCCCACCGGGAGGTATCGCCGCAAGTGCCTTCAACATCGGATCAACTACCATTGGTGCCGGCATTTTTGGCTTGCCAGCAGCCGCCAACAGCAGTGGGCTTGTGATGGCGATGATTTatcttattatcattaccgCCATGACTATTTTCTCCATATATGCTCTTGGTGTCGCCGCTGAAAGAACAAACATTCGTACATACGAAGGAGTTGCCCGTGCACTACTGGGTCCATGGGGTGCATTTTGCACTGCTGCAGCCCGtactttcttctgctttaGTGCGTGTGTGGCATATGTGATTTCTGTGGGTGATATCCTGAGTGCTACCTTAAAGGGTACCAATGCCCCTGATTTCCTGAAGCAGAAGTCAGGCAACCGGCTATTGACATCCCTCATGTGGTTATGCTTCATGCTTCCACTTGTAATACCTCGGCACATTGACTCCCTACGTTATGTTTCAACCATCGCATTCAGCCTCATGATATATGTTGTGGTTGTAGTGGTGGTGCACTCATGCATGAATGGGTTACCGGAAAATATCAAGAACGTCAGTGTGGGAAAGGATGACAATGCTGAGATTATATTGTTTAACAGTGGGAACAGAGCCATCGAAGGTCTTGGGGTGTTCATCTTTTCCTATCTTTTTCATATTACCGCGTATGAGGTCTATATGGACATGACAAACCGTTCGGTGGGTAAGTTCGTTCTGGTTGTCACCATTGCGATGGGTATGTGTCTTCCCATTTATGCACTGACAGCCTTCTTTGGTTACATGGATTTTGGTCGCAACGTTACCGGCTCTGTGCTCCTACAGTACGACCCTGTGAACTACCCAGCGATTATGGTCGGTTTCGTTGGTGTGCTCGTCAAGCTATGCGTATCGTATGCACTTTTGGGATTGGCTTGCCGCAATGCGCTGTATGATGTCATCGGGTGGGACTTCAGAGAGGTTGCTTTCTGGAAGCATTGCATTGCCGTCGTTACTCTCTCTGTCGTCATGTTGCTGTGTGGCTTATTCATCCCCAAAATCACAACCGTATTCGGATTCGCTGGTTCCATCTCTGGTGGATTGTTGGGTTTCATTCTTCCTGCGCTATTCTTCATGTATTCTGGTGGCTTTACGTGGCAAAAGGTTGGTCCCTTTTATTACATTTCCACTTATGTTCTACTGATCACAGGTGTTATCGCAGCCGTATTTGGCACAGGTGCTACCATTTGGGCAGTTACTGTGGGATGA
- a CDS encoding amino acid transporter 1, putative: MTSINAQPPNSATYPQDDHGSAEVVNLNAEVERPQPEEQKDGGGCFARVSLFMATIIPPGGIAASAFNIGSTTVGAGIFGLPAAANSSGLVMAMIYLIIITAMTIFSIYALGVAAERTNIRTYEGVARALLGPWGAYYTAATRAFFSFSACVAYVISVGDILSATLKGTNAPDFLKQKSGNRLLTSLMWLCFMLPLVIPRHIDSLRHVSTIAFILMIYMVLVVVVHSCMNGLPENIKNVSVGKDDNAEIILFNSGNRAIEGLGVFIFSYLFQITAYEVYMDMTNRSVGKFVLVVTIAMGMCLPMYALTAFFGYMDFGRNVTGSVLLQYDPVNYPAVMVGFVGVLVMLFVSYALLGLACRNALYDVIGWDFREVAFWKHCIAVVTLSIVMLLCGLFIPKITTVLGFAGSFCGGSLGFILPALFFMYSGGFTWQKVGPFYYISTYVLLITGVIAAVFGTGATIWAVTVG; the protein is encoded by the coding sequence atgaccaGCATCAATGCCCAACCACCCAACTCAGCCACTTATCCTCAGGATGATCATGGCAGCGCAGAAGTTGTGAACCTAAATGCTGAGGTGGAACGCCCACAGCCAGAGGAACAGAAAGATGGTGGTGGTTGCTTTGCCAGGGTGAGTCTATTTATGGCAACTATCATCCCACCGGGAGGTATCGCCGCAAGTGCCTTCAACATCGGATCAACTACCGTCGGTGCCGGCATTTTTGGCTTGCCAGCAGCCGCCAACAGCAGTGGGCTTGTGATGGCGATGATTTatcttattatcattaccgCCATGACTATTTTCTCCATATATGCTCTTGGTGTCGCCGCTGAAAGAACAAACATTCGTACATACGAAGGAGTTGCCCGTGCACTACTGGGTCCATGGGGTGCATATTACACCGCTGCAACCCGCGCCTTCTTCAGTTTCAGTGCATGTGTGGCATATGTGATTTCTGTGGGTGATATCCTGAGTGCTACCTTAAAGGGTACCAATGCCCCTGATTTCCTGAAGCAGAAGTCAGGCAACCGGCTATTGACATCCCTCATGTGGTTATGCTTCATGCTTCCACTTGTAATACCTCGGCACATTGACTCCCTACGTCACGTTTCAACCATCGCGTTCATCCTCATGATTTACATGGTGCTTGTAGTGGTGGTGCATTCATGCATGAATGGGTTACCGGAAAATATCAAGAACGTCAGTGTGGGAAAGGATGACAATGCTGAGATTATACTGTTTAACAGTGGGAACAGAGCCATCGAAGGTCTTGGAGTGTTCATCTTTTCCTATCTTTTTCAGATTACCGCGTATGAGGTCTATATGGACATGACAAACCGTTCGGTGGGTAAGTTCGTTCTGGTTGTCACCATTGCGATGGGTATGTGTCTTCCCATGTATGCACTGACAGCCTTCTTTGGTTACATGGATTTTGGTCGCAACGTTACCGGCTCTGTGCTCCTACAGTACGACCCTGTGAACTACCCAGCAGTTATGGTCGGTTTCGTTGGTGTGCTCGTGATGTTGTTCGTATCGTATGCACTTTTGGGATTGGCTTGCCGCAATGCGCTGTATGATGTCATCGGGTGGGACTTCAGAGAGGTTGCTTTCTGGAAGCATTGCATTGCCGTCGTTACTCTCTCTATCGTCATGTTGCTGTGTGGCTTATTCATCCCCAAAATCACAACTGTGCTGGGATTCGCTGGTTCTTTCTGTGGTGGGTCGCTGGGTTTCATTCTTCCTGCGCTATTCTTCATGTATTCTGGTGGCTTTACGTGGCAAAAGGTTGGTCCCTTTTATTACATTTCCACTTATGTTCTACTGATCACAGGTGTTATCGCAGCCGTATTTGGCACAGGTGCTACCATTTGGGCAGTTACTGTGGGATGA